Proteins from a single region of Rhipicephalus sanguineus isolate Rsan-2018 chromosome 5, BIME_Rsan_1.4, whole genome shotgun sequence:
- the LOC119394727 gene encoding sulfotransferase ssu-1 yields the protein MEFARTQIVDGERYSIVREPQLIQEVLRFDPGKDDVVLVTYPTSGTHWMEQIMQLIVYRGSSATTHDEFCKRSPFLEEYGELISEFTTNSHPRILTTHFRPGLLKINQCSKYVYVARNPWDLCASLYDQSRQTPLYPLRATFAEFLPMFLQGDVPYGSYFQHVSAAYKLRNEPNVFFVTYEEVAGNTAGVVVRLAEFLGVSHGKAVREDPALLNDIVRKCSTNFMKEMMTVPMKEMANVVVKNKKLLPFLNVQVPKENAKVVKFVRHARVGRWREVFTKEQLRETLLHIQEIGDTGFVKHLWGNIWRDVTEASK from the coding sequence ATGGAATTCGCTAGGACGCAAATAGTGGACGGTGAGAGATACAGCATCGTGCGCGAGCCGCAGCTAATCCAGGAAGTCTTGCGGTTCGATCCAGGGAAAGACGACGTGGTGCTGGTGACTTACCCTACATCCGGAACTCACTGGATGGAGCAGATAATGCAACTCATTGTCTACCGAGGGTCGAGTGCTACGACACACGATGAATTTTGCAAGCGGTCCCCGTTTCTCGAGGAGTACGGAGAGCTGATCTCGGAATTCACGACAAACTCGCACCCGAGAATTCTGACTACCCACTTCAGACCCGGATTACTTAAGATCAACCAGTGTTCCAAGTACGTGTACGTCGCCAGAAACCCGTGGGACTTGTGCGCCTCGCTGTACGACCAGTCTCGACAGACTCCGCTGTACCCTTTGCGGGCGACGTTCGCCGAATTCCTGCCTATGTTTCTCCAGGGAGACGTGCCATACGGCAGCTACTTTCAGCACGTCAGCGCTGCTTATAAACTGAGGAACGAGCCGAACGTCTTCTTCGTCACTTATGAAGAGGTAGCAGGAAACACAGCAGGGGTTGTTGTACGCCTCGCCGAATTTCTCGGAGTGAGCCACGGAAAGGCAGTTCGGGAAGATCCTGCACTACTGAACGACATCGTCCGAAAGTGCAGCACCAATTTCATGAAAGAGATGATGACGGTTCCCATGAAGGAAATGGCTAACGTGGTGGTAAAGAACAAGAAACTTTTGCCCTTTTTAAATGTTCAGGTACCGAAAGAGAATGCGAAAGTTGTCAAGTTCGTGCGCCATGCAAGAGTGGGTCGATGGAGAGAGGTGTTTACAAAGGAGCAGCTTAGAGAAACGCTTTTGCACATTCAGGAAATTGGGGACACCGGGTTTGTTAAGCACCTCTGGGGCAATATATGGCGAGATGTTACGGAAGCATCGAAATAA